A segment of the Peptoclostridium acidaminophilum DSM 3953 genome:
ATACAGCCGCAGTCTGTTGCTGACTTTACGATGGCTCTGTTAACCTTTGAGGCACTCTCTTGAAGCTTTGTAATAACGTCAAGTATGCTCTTGTGCCTAATCAGCGATTCGCTTACTCTTGTTTCGAAAGTATTGAAGTTGAAATCGGACATAATAAGACTCACCCCTAAAAATAAAATGTTTTCTATAATAATATTTTTGTCTGCTTATAATAAATTATAGTATCAAAGCTGTGATAGGTCAAATCTTGTTTAAAAATTTGATAGTTAATGATCTGGCAGGGTATATATACCCTGCTGAGCCTGGTTCAAAAACATTTTTGCGAATACAATAAAGGAATTATATAATTTTGACAAAAATGCCGGCTTGTTATAAAATTAGTATATTTATAAGATATAGGGAGGTGAAAACTTGATAGGAAGGATAATAAGGGGGCTTGCGGCGCTTATAGGTATAACTGTGGGAGTTGCCTTGTATTTTTACATTGTGAAATTTTTTCCTGCACTCATACAAGATTCGCAAATATATAAGATGCTTGGAGCGGCAATTTCAGGCGTTATAATGGGAATTATATTTTTCGTGGTATCTCCATGGCTCATAAAAGAGGGCAAGGACATGGCAAACTGGATTGAGGCGGAAATGTCAAAGCTTCCTCCAATGGAGATAATAATAGGCTCAATAGGACTTATAATAGGGCTTCTGATAGCGTACCTTGTAAGCCAGTTGCTTATCCAAATATCAGTGCCGGTGATAGGATCGACGCTCGCCGCGGCGGTATACATTTTCATGGGATATGTGGGCATGAACCTTGGACGAAGAATGGTTAACAAGAACAAGGAGGAGCTTTTCAACCTGGCTGGGGTGATAAGCAAGCTCAGCGCCAAGGAAAAGGAGGCAAAGGATAAGGAAAAACAGGCATCCGGAGCCACTCCTAAAATACTCGACACAAGCGTCATAATAGACGGAAGGATACTCGATATTTGCAAGACTGGATTTATAGAAGGCAAGCTCATAGTTCCGGTATGCGTTCTAGAGGAGCTAAGGCATATTGCCGATTCTTCGGATGATCTAAAGCGTGTAAGAGGCAGAAGAGGACTTGACATACTAAACAGCCTTCAAAAGGAGACTGACGTCGAGGTTGAGATATTCGAAAAGGATTTTGAGGATTCAATGGAGGTTGACAGCAGGCTGCTCAAGGTTACAGAACTCCTTGGAGGCAAGGTGCTGACAAACGACTACAACCTCAACAAGGTGGCGCAGTTCCAGGGCGTAAAGGTGCTCAACATCAACGAGCTGGCAAATGCGGTTAAGCCTGTGGCGATCCCGGGAGAGCAAATGACTGTCCAGATTGTAAAGGAAGGCAAGGAATCTGGTCAGGGAGTGGCATATCTTGACGATGGCACCATGATAGTAGTAGAGGGCGGCAAAAGATACATGTCAAAGACGATTGTGGTAATTGTAACTTCGGTGTTGCAGACTGCAGCGGGAAGAATGATATTTGCAAGGCCAAATGAATAATGAGATTTTGGAGGCACGTCATATAGACGTGCTTTTTTTGTCTGATAGCCAGCAATAAATTGTTTCCTTGAAGTTAAACTAATGTATAAATAATGTAAGCGGCTTATTTCAATTACAGAGAAGAGGTGGGCAAATGGACAAGCGACACTTGAATAAAAAGGAATACGACCTCATAGAGAAAGAAGTGGGTTATTACGCTGAAAATGGCATTATAAACAATGCGCAAAGAGAAGAGATAATCTCGCTCTACAGCATAGGGAGGGATTTGAACTTTGTAAGGATACTTGTGACAGTGGGCTCTATACTCATAGGCTTGGGATTCCTGTCTTTCGTTGCAAGCAACTGGAAGAGGCTTGACGAATTCATGAAGTTTGCCATAATGTTTGGCGCATTCATGGCGTCAATGGGGGCTGCATACAAGCTTGAAGAAAACCACTTCAGAATAGGAAGGAGCATAATATACATTTCGGCGCTCGTATACGGTGCGGGGATATTCCTTGTAGGGCAGACATTCAACCTTGGGGGACATTTCACGAGTGCATTCCTAATGTGGGGTATAGGGATACTGCCAATGGCGGTGCTTTTTTCAGACAAGCTGCTTTTCATATTTTCGCACATACTCTTTATTGTATATCTGAATGGACTTTATGGATACTATACGTTTCCGTATCTGATGGTGCTTATATTACCTTTGCTCTATTACCTGGACAGATATTTGGGCAATTCAAAAATCGGAACATTCTTTACAAATGTGCTCCTGATAAACTCCATTATAACTATGGGGTATAAATTCAATTTTGAAGGTGTATATACAGGTATTTTAGTGTTTGCGGCGGGTGCAGCCATGTACCTTTTCTGCAAAAGAGACTACAATCCCGGCGTATTCAGGGTATCAGGCCTTATAACAATGGGGCTTTCGGGTATATTCCTGACGTACAAGGAGGTATGGCAGGAGCTTTCATATGTTGGCAGACCTGAAGAGTTAGCCATTGCAATAGGCATAATGCTTATACTGGCATTTTTGTGGCTGACATCAAAGGGCAATATAACGGCGCTTGTGTTTGTCTGTTTGATAATACTGCGATACTATTTTGATGCACTCTACGATTTCATGCCCAAGTCACTTTTCTTCACAGGCGGAGGGCTCATACTCATTGGCTTTGGATATTATTTTGAAAGAATGAGAAGGAGAGATGCAGAAAATGGACAGAATGAGTAAAAACAAAAGATACCTGCTTGCAGCAGCCGTGCCGATAATAATTCTGCTCTGCATGCTAGCGGTCCCTCTTTCGGTAAGGTTCATGGGAACGGATATTCTCGTCGAAACGGAGCCATACGATCCAAGGGACATATTCATGGGCGATTATGTATATCTGAGCTACAAGATATCACAGGTAGATATAGATAAATTTCCGGAAGAGCTTATCAGGGAAAAAGACGTTAAAAAGCTGGAAAAATTCAGGGGGCATCCAATATATGTGCTGCTCAAAAAGGACGGAAAATTCCATGTGGTAGACAAGGTGCTGCTCGAGAAGCCCAGTGAAGGAATATATCTAAGAAGCAGGCTCGAGGACATGTATGTTTTCATATATAGGGCTGAAAATCTCGACAGGCTTGGGCGCATTCCACAGTATACAACAAAGGAAGAATTGGATTATTATACCAAGGTATATCTTGATTACAATATGGAAAGATACTATGTATCTGAAAACACCGGCAAGAAGCTGGAAGCCATGTCAAGAGCGGGAGCGCTTGTGGCAAGGGTAAAGGTATACAAGGGATATCATCTGCTGGAAGAACTATTCCCTGAAGAGACAATGAACGGAGCAGCCGTGCAGTATTGACAGTTAGATGGTATAATTAAATACTGTGCAGAAAAATGTGATTTGCAAATGAAATTTCAGGTGGAGGTTTTATAAAAGATGGAGTTATTGGCAATTGTAATATCATTGGCGCTTTCGTTCATACTGGGTTCGATACCCAGCGGCTATTTGATAGTGAAAAAATTCAAGGGAATCGACATAAGAAAGGTGGGCAGCGGCAACATAGGCTCTACAAATGTAAAGCGGGGTGCCGGAAAAGGCTTCTCGATTGCAACACAGGCCGCCGATGTTATCAAGGGCGCCGTTGCCGTTCTTGTGGCCATGGGGTTTTACAAATTTTTCGATATAGGCATGGACAGGAATTTTTTCCTGGCTATGAATGCGTTCGTGGCAATACTAGGGCATGACTACACGCCTTTTTTGGGATTCAACGGAGGCAAAGGCGTGAACACTACTTTGGGCGCATTCGTGCTCATTGAGCCGATAGCGGTGTTTACGGGGGTTGCACTATACTTTGTGCTTGCCAAGGTTACAAAGATAGTTTCAATCCGTTCGATGAGCCTTGGAGTAACACTGTTTCTAGTTACTTTAATAAAGGGTAGTCCTTTCGGAAACGTAATATTCACTCTGCTTGCGGCGTTGCTTATGCTCTACAGGCATGAGGAAAATATAAAAAGACTTATTCGTGGAGAGGAAAAGTAGTGGGAGTGATTAAGCCGTGAACAGTGTTGTGATTGTAGGTGCGGGCAAGGGAAAGAGAATGAAAAGCGACATCAACAAGGTCTATCTGAGAGTCGCCGGCAAGCCCGTGCTGCAGCTTACCATAGAAAAATTCATGTCAATGGACGAGATAGACGAGCTTGTCGTTGTAATATCAAGAGACGACGAGGAAATCTTTGGAGAAATGCAAAGAAGCATTTATATTTCAAAGCCCCTCAAGATTGCATATGGCGGGGCTGAGAGACGGGATTCTGTATACAACGGCCTGAGACTAGTCGACACTGCATGTGATGTAGTGTTGATACACGACGCGGCAAGGCCGCTTGTAGATAAGGCGGACGCAATAAAGAGCATAGAGTGCGCACGGGAAAATGGAGCATGCGCACTTGCCGTGCGAGTCAAGGATACCGTAAAGATAGCAGACGATGAGGGCTTTGTGGAGTCAACTCCTGAGCGTGATAAACTGTGGGCCGTGCAGACGCCACAGACCTTCAAATACAAGCTCATAATGGAAGCATATAGAAGGTCCATTGAAGAAGGTCTGATGGCAACGGACGATTGCATGATGGCCGAAAGCGCAGGCTTTAGGGTGAAGCTTGTAGAAGGCTCGTATGAAAACATAAAGATTACAACGCCAGAGGACATGCTTTTTGCAAAAGAGATACTAAAGAGGATGTGATTTTGTGAGAGTAGGCATAGGCTATGATGTGCACGTACTTACGGAGGGAAGAAAGCTGATAATCGGTGGCGAGGAGATAGAGTTTGAAAAAGGCCTGCTCGGCCATTCAGATGCGGATGTGCTTGTGCACGCTATAATAGACGCATTGCTTGGCGCGGCGGCTCTTGGCGATATAGGAAGCCACTTTCCCGATTCAGACATGGCGTACAAGGGCATAAGCAGCATGGAGCTGCTAAGGCATGTTGCGCGCACCATAGAGGGCAGTGGCTACAGTGTGCAGAATGTAGATTCAACCGTTATAGCTCAAAGGCCAAAGCTAAGGCCGTATATAGACAGCATGAGAAAAAACATTGCAGCCGCGCTTTCGATAGATATCGGCAGAGTGAGCGTCAAGGCCACCACCTCAGAGGGTCTTGGTTTTGAAGGCAGGCAGGAGGGCATATCGGCACAGGCGGTGGCGCTGTTGACACACAGGGGTATTTAGTGTATAATTAAGCAGCGAAATATCAAAAGCATTGAAGGGGAACAGTAAAAAGGCAGAGCTTTAAAGAGAGGAGGCCGCATGGTGAAAGGCTTTCAGGAGTGCTCCTTTTGAACCCGCCCCGGAGCTGGATTGCTGAAAATAAGTAGGCAATTCCGTGGAAGACGCGTTAAGTCGAAAAAGAGGGTGCAGAAGCAGCTGCGCCAATTAGAGTGGTACCGCGAACCGGGCTGTTCGTCTCTATTTATTTTTGAGATGGGCAGCTTTTATTATGCCCATAAATCAACTGAACGGTCTGAAAACCAGATATTTTTTTGAGGAGGAGTATATATGAGCAAGAAGAATGAAAAGCAGTTTGTTGAAGACATAACACCTATGGAGGTGGATTTTCCAAGGTGGTATACGGACGTTATAACAAAGACAGACCTTGTGGACTATTCACCGGTGAAGGGCTTCATGGTTATAAAGCCTTACGGCTATGCGCTTTGGGAAGGAATACAGCAGTATGCAGACAGAAGATTCAAAGAGACAGGGCACAAGAATTGCTACTTCCCGCTGCTTATACCTGAGAGCCTTTTGAAGAAGGAAGAGGAGCACGTTGAAGGTTTTGCTCCAGAGGTGGCCTGGGTTACTCACGGAGGAGAAGAGGAGCTTGCTGAAAGGCTTTGCGTAAGGCCTACGTCAGAGACTATAATATGCCATATGTATGCCAAATGGCTCAACTCATACAGAGATCTGCCATACCTGTACAATCAGTGGTGCTCTGTCGTCAGATGGGAAAAGAGCACAAGGCCGTTCCTTAGAACCTCTGAATTCCTCTGGCAGGAAGGCCACACGCTTCATGAGACATATGAAGAGGCCCAGCAGGAAACGCTTCAGATGCTCGGAATATACAAGGAGCTTTGCGAGGAACTCCTGGCAATACCTGTCGTATGCGGAAGAAAAAGCGACAAGGAGAAGTTCGCAGGAGCCGAGGCGACATATACAATAGAGGCTCTTATGCATGACGGAAAGGCGCTTCAGTCGGGAACGAGCCATTTCCTTGGACAGCATTTCTCGAAGGCGTTTGAAATACAGTATTCAGACAGGGACGGCAATCTGGCCAATCCATACCATACGTCATGGGGAATATCAACAAGGCTAATAGGCGGAGTCATAATGGTTCACGGTGACAACAGGGGACTTGTGCTGCCTCCGAGGCTGGCGCCTATACAGGTCGTTATAGTGCCAATAGCTGCTCACAAGGGCAATGTAATGGAGACTGTAGACCGCGTGTTTGACGAGCTCAAGGCCGCGGGAATAAGGGTGGAAGTCGATGACAGGCCTAACTACAGCCCTGGTTGGAAGTTCAACGAGTGGGAAATGAAGGGTGTGCCTGTAAGGCTTGAGATAGGGCCTAAGGACATAGAAAAGGGTCAGGCGACAGTGTGCAGAAGGGACAACCTGGAAAAGAGCCAGCTTGAGCTTGAGAACATAACAGAGAGTATAAAGTCGTTGCTTGATAATGTGCATGAGAGCATGCTGGCAAATGCCCTGAAAATGAGGGAAGAAAAGACAAGCGTGGCAAGCGACATGGAGGAACTCAAGAAGGTGCTTGAAGAAAAGCCGGGTTTTGTAAAAGCCATGTGGTGCGGAGACAGGGCCTGCGAGGACAAGATAAAAGAAGAGACGGGAGCCACAATAAGGTGCATGCCTTTCGAGCAGGAACAACTATCCGACAGATGCATATGCTGCGGAGAAAAAGCTGATAAAATGGTGTACCTGGCAAAGGCGTATTAAAAGACAATCACGGGCGGCGATGGGAGCCCATATGACCAAGAGGAGTGATTTTATGAAGCTGGGTAGCTTTTACACAAAGACATACAAGAGCATGCCTTACGACATTCAGTTTCAGTCGTCGCACCTGCTATACAGAAGCGGACTTGTAAAGCTATCGGATGATGGGAGCATGTGCTATTCTCCTATGGGCGCATTATATGCAAAAAAACTTGAGCATTCAATACGGGAGCGGCTGCGCGGCTTCATGGAGTTTGGACTGGCAGGAGGAGAAAAGGAATGTCTTGCCATGTACCACCAGGAGCTAAAATCGTACAAGCAGCTGCCGCTTAAGCTGTTTCATGCAACTACTTTTGAAAATGATGACTACAAGCTCAAGGAAGGCCTGTTCAACCCAAGGCTGTTTACGAATTTTGTATTCACTGCATTTGCAGGCGAGCAGGCGGCAGCAGAGATAGGCAAGGAACTTGCCGATGCTCTGCAGGGGCTGTTTGGCGAAGTGGGGCTTGAGCTGCAGCTGCTGGATTCAGATGGAATGACAAGCCTTGTATGGAAATCGGAGTTGCCGCTTAAGCAGTTTTTAAAGTGCAATAGTTGCGGCTTTGGCGGCGATGCCCGGCATATTAAATCCGGGGCGCACAAGGCTAAGGAGAGCGAAGAACTGCTGGGATCCGAGCTTGTACACACGCCTTCGGTTGGAAGTATTGCGCAGCTTGAGGAGTTCTTCGGGGCCTCGGCAACAGGCTTTATAAAGACGCTTATATTTGAGGCCGGAGAAAAGACGGTAGCCGTGCTTCTTAGGGGCGACAGGAACATAAGCATAGGGCTGCTTGCCAAGCATCTGGGAATAGATCCGATGGAAATCAAAATGGCAAGCGAAGACAAGGTGATGGAGGCTACGGGAGCCAGCGTGGGATTTGCCGGGCCTATAGGGCTAAGGGCTGACATGTTGCTTTGCGATGAAGAGGTCATCCATCTTAAAAATGCCGTGTGCGGAGCCAACAGGACCGACTATCACATAAAGAATGTCACATTCGGCAGGGATTTCAAGCCGGATGCCGTGGGCGCATTTAAAGAGGCGAGGCCGGGCGATCTATGCCTTTATGACGATGGAACACTCGAAGCTTTAAACGGCATCGAGATAGCAAGCATAGAAATAAAGGAGCTTGGGAGCGCATATCTTGATGAGAATTCGAAGGAGAAAAGGCTCTGGAGCGTAAGCGCCAGGGTATGCATGGAAAGGCTGATCTCGGCCATAGCCGAAGAGAATATGGACGAGTCTGGGGGAATGGTATGGCCGGTGGCATGCGCGCCGTTTGAATACTATGTAATAGCGGGCAATGTCAAAAAGCCTGAGGAGCTCCAGCTTGCAGAGGCCGCGTACAATCGCATTCTAGAAAGAGGCAGGAGCGCAGTGCTTGACGACCGAAGCGAGCGCATAGGCTCCAAGTTCATAGACTGCGAGCTGTTGGGAGTAAGAGGCGTAGTCGTTGCAGGAAAGCTTGCAAGCCAGGGCATGGTCGAGGTCAGGGACAGGAAGAGCGGCTCTACATGTGAAGCATCGATAGAGGAGCTTGCGGATAATCTATATTAGCAGAGCTTTTGGATTGAATTGCAGGTGCATTTATAATATATTTGATATGAAAAATATGAAAATTCCATATGGATTTTAGGAGGATAAAGAATGAGTGTTAGAGTTAGATTTGCGCCAAGTCCCACGGGATTTGTACACATAGGAAGCCTCAGAACGGCCCTTTACAACTACCTGTTCGCAAAAAAGCACGGCGGAGAGTATATACTGAGGGTTGAGGATACAGACAGGACTAGGTATGTCGAGGGAGCCATAGAAGGCATGCTAAGCGCCATGAAATGGGCCGGCATAGAGCATGACGAAGGAGTTTGCCTTGACGAGAACGGGAAATTATCTCAAAAGGGTGAATACGGACCTTATATGCAGTCGCAGAGGCTGGACATATACAAAAAATACGTGGATGAGCTTCTTGACAAAGGGCATGCATACTACTGCTTCTGCTCCAAGGATAGACTTGACACGTTAAGAGAGATACAAAGGGCTGAAGGCAAGATTCCAAGATATGACGGATATTGCAGAGGACTCTCCCGGGAGGAGGCTGAAAAGAGGATAGCCGCAGGCGAGGACTATGTCATAAGGCTAAAATTCCCTGCCAACCATGAAATAGTGTTCGATGACATGGTAAGGGGCAAAGTGAGCATGAATACTGCAGACCTCGACGACCAGGTGCTTATAAAAAGCGACGGCTTCCCTACATACCACTTTGCTGTGGTTGTAGATGACCATCTCATGAAGATAACGCACGTAATAAGAGGGGAAGAGTGGATAGCGTCAACACCTAAGCACGTATACATGTATGAGGTGTTTGGATGGGAGGCGCCTACTTTCGTGCACCTTCCAAACATTCTAAACTCAGAAAAGAAAAAGCTCAGCAAGAGACAGGGCGATGTTGCGGTAGAAGACTTTGAAAACAAAGGCTACCTGCCTCAAGGTCTTGTAAACTATATTGCGCTTGTTGGATGGTCGCCTGAAGACAACAGGGAGATTTTCTCAATGCAGGAGCTCATAGATTCATTCTCGGTTGAAAGGGTTTCGCGAAGCGGCGGAGTGTTCGACACAAACAAGCTCAACTGGATAAACCAGCACTACATGAAGGAAGCAGATGACGAATATCTGGCTGACTTGGCAGTGTCTTTCATTGAGGATTCAGGCGTGCTCAAGGGAGAAGAGCTTGACAGGTACAAGCTCGTGAAGATGATGGCGATTGTGAAGGAAGGACTTCAATATATGGCACAACTTCCTGAAAAAATTTCAATATTCTTTGGAGATGACGTAAAGCCTGAAGGAGAAGAGGTTCTGGAGTTCTTAAAGCTAGAACACATGCCGACGCTACTCGGAGCGCTTGAAGAAAAGATTAAAGCGGCCGATGAAGTTAGCAGCGATTTTGTAAGCGCCATGTTCAAGCAGATTCAAAAGGAATACGGCATAAAGGGCAAGAATCTTTTCATGGGCACAAGAGTCGTGCTTACCGGACAGATGCATGGACCGGAGATTCCTCACGTTGTAGAGATACTTGGCAAGGAGAGGGTTTTGAAAAGAATAGGGTACGTAAAGCAAAATCTTATATAAATAATAGGCCTCCTGGGTATTTGAGCACTAGGGGGCTTTCTTCATGTAAATATGTAAATCTGTAGAAAAAAAAATAAAAAGGATGTAAAATGATGTTATATGATTCAAAGCTGTCTTGCGAATATAAAAAGAGGTGATTAGCATATGAAGCTTTACAACACGCTTACTAGGCAAAAGGAGGAATTTATCCCCCTGGAAGAAGGAAAGGTCAAGATGTACTCGTGCGGGCCGACTGTATACAACTTTTTTCATATAGGCAATGCAAGGCCGTTTATAATGTTCGATGTGCTTAGAAGATACCTGGAGTACCTGGGGTATGATGTTAAGTTCGTTCAGAATTTCACTGACGTGGACGACAAGATAATTCAAAGAGCCAACGAGGAGGGCATTTCTCCATTCGAAGTAGGTCAAAAATATATAGACGAATATTTCATAGATGCTGATGGGCTTGGAATAAAAAGAGCCGATGTGTATCCGCGAGTTACAGAGACTATTGATGATATAATTGAATTTGTAAAAGGGCTGATAGAAAAAGGCTATGCCTACGAGGTGAACGGAGACGTATACTATGATTCCCATAAGTTTGGCGATTACGGCAAGCTTTCTGGGCAGAACCTAGATGAACTCGAGATTGGAGCCAGAATCGACATAAATGAAAATAAAAGGCACCCTGCGGATTTCGTGCTCTGGAAGGCTAAGAAAGAGGGCGAGCCGGGGTGGATGAGCCCATGGGGAGAGGGCAGACCAGGCTGGCACATAGAGTGCTCGGTAATGTCTAAAAAGCACCTCGGAGAGACTATAGACATACACTCGGGCGGACAGGACCTTATATTCCCTCATCACGAGAATGAGATAGCGCAGAGCGAGGCTTTCAGCGGAAAGCCGTTTGCGAAATACTGGGTGCACAATGGATATATAAACATAAACAACGAGAAGATGTCAAAGTCAAAGGGCAACTTCTTTACGGTGAGGGACATATCAAATCAAATAGACCTGGAAATAGTAAGATTTTTCATGCTTTCTGCTCATTACAGGAGTCCTATAAACTACAGCGAAGAGCTGCTCATGCAGGCAAAGGCTGGACTTGAGAGGCTCTACAACACAAAAGAGAAGCTTCAATTCATGATTCAAAACGCTACTCTCGATGCTTCTCCTGCCGACAGCGAGCTCATAGCAGAGCTTGAAGGCTTCAAGGAGAGATTTAAGCAGAACATGGATGACGACCTAAATACGGCAGATGCTATAAGCGTCATATTCGAGCTTTCAAGATTCATTAATACAAAGCTTGACGAGGCTGTAAGTCGTGAATTTATGGAGAAATCAATGGAGCTTTTCAAGGAGCTCACAGGAGTGCTCAACATAGTATGCAAGGATAGTCAGGATGAACTGCTTGACGAAGAAATCGAGTCGCTCATACAAGAAAGGCTTGACGCCAGGAAAAACAAGGATTTCAAAAGATCAGACGAAATAAGGGATTTGCTCAAGGAAAAGGGCATAGTGCTTGAAGATACAAGGCAGGGTACAAAATGGAAAAGAGCCTAGGGGTACAGGCCAGGTCAGCGGTGCTCTCGCCGCTGATGCTGGCCTACATGGGGGACTGCGTATTTGAAATACATGTACGCAAATACCTCATAGACAAGTACGGAGATATAAAGGTGAACGACATACACAAGAGGGCTACAAGTTTTGTAAGGGCAAAGGCTCAGGCTATGGCAGTGATGGCTTTAAAGGACCAGCTGAGTGATCAGGAGTGGACAATAGTCAAAAAGGGAAGAAACCAAAAGAGTGCGACAATGCCCAAAAATGCGGATGCCACAGACTACAGATATGCAACGGGGTTTGAGGCTCTCATTGGGTATCTTTATCTCAACGGCCTTACTGAAAAGCTGGATGAAGTCATAAAAAAGAGCATAGAGCTTATAGAAATGCAAATTTCATAGTCAATCGGACATGTCAAGAACATGATGCTGACATAATTGAAATGTTGGAGTTGCAAGCCGCATTATGCGGTATAGAAAGGGATGTGGAAATATGAAGGTAAGGCTTATAGAACATACGCCTAATCCTGACAAGGTGGTGGCCATAGCGGCAAAGCTGTGCTACTCGAGAGCAGGAGTTGACGATATAGAAAAAAAGCTCAGCGATGAGGAGACTGAAAGGTTTGTACAAATGCTTGTGGACATGAGGCATGAATCGCCGCTTGAGCATGTAAGCTTTACGTTTGCAGCAGAGGGGATATCAAGGGCATGTACCCACCAGCTTGTAAGGCACAGGATAGCAAGCTATTCCCAGCAAAGCCAAAGATACGTAAGGCTCGAGCAGTTTGAATATATACTGCCTCCGGCAATAGAAGCAATACCTGAAGCTGCCGAAAAATTCAAAGAGGCGATGGAGTCAGACCAGCGCACATACAATGAAATAGCTA
Coding sequences within it:
- the gltX gene encoding glutamate--tRNA ligase, whose product is MSVRVRFAPSPTGFVHIGSLRTALYNYLFAKKHGGEYILRVEDTDRTRYVEGAIEGMLSAMKWAGIEHDEGVCLDENGKLSQKGEYGPYMQSQRLDIYKKYVDELLDKGHAYYCFCSKDRLDTLREIQRAEGKIPRYDGYCRGLSREEAEKRIAAGEDYVIRLKFPANHEIVFDDMVRGKVSMNTADLDDQVLIKSDGFPTYHFAVVVDDHLMKITHVIRGEEWIASTPKHVYMYEVFGWEAPTFVHLPNILNSEKKKLSKRQGDVAVEDFENKGYLPQGLVNYIALVGWSPEDNREIFSMQELIDSFSVERVSRSGGVFDTNKLNWINQHYMKEADDEYLADLAVSFIEDSGVLKGEELDRYKLVKMMAIVKEGLQYMAQLPEKISIFFGDDVKPEGEEVLEFLKLEHMPTLLGALEEKIKAADEVSSDFVSAMFKQIQKEYGIKGKNLFMGTRVVLTGQMHGPEIPHVVEILGKERVLKRIGYVKQNLI
- the cysS gene encoding cysteine--tRNA ligase, with the translated sequence MKLYNTLTRQKEEFIPLEEGKVKMYSCGPTVYNFFHIGNARPFIMFDVLRRYLEYLGYDVKFVQNFTDVDDKIIQRANEEGISPFEVGQKYIDEYFIDADGLGIKRADVYPRVTETIDDIIEFVKGLIEKGYAYEVNGDVYYDSHKFGDYGKLSGQNLDELEIGARIDINENKRHPADFVLWKAKKEGEPGWMSPWGEGRPGWHIECSVMSKKHLGETIDIHSGGQDLIFPHHENEIAQSEAFSGKPFAKYWVHNGYININNEKMSKSKGNFFTVRDISNQIDLEIVRFFMLSAHYRSPINYSEELLMQAKAGLERLYNTKEKLQFMIQNATLDASPADSELIAELEGFKERFKQNMDDDLNTADAISVIFELSRFINTKLDEAVSREFMEKSMELFKELTGVLNIVCKDSQDELLDEEIESLIQERLDARKNKDFKRSDEIRDLLKEKGIVLEDTRQGTKWKRA
- a CDS encoding Mini-ribonuclease 3 translates to MEKSLGVQARSAVLSPLMLAYMGDCVFEIHVRKYLIDKYGDIKVNDIHKRATSFVRAKAQAMAVMALKDQLSDQEWTIVKKGRNQKSATMPKNADATDYRYATGFEALIGYLYLNGLTEKLDEVIKKSIELIEMQIS
- the thyX gene encoding FAD-dependent thymidylate synthase, producing MKVRLIEHTPNPDKVVAIAAKLCYSRAGVDDIEKKLSDEETERFVQMLVDMRHESPLEHVSFTFAAEGISRACTHQLVRHRIASYSQQSQRYVRLEQFEYILPPAIEAIPEAAEKFKEAMESDQRTYNEIAKILFQRYYDEMMAGGMSEKKAKGAAEKKAIEDARYVFPNACETKIVLTMNARALLHFFNKRCCERAQWEIRDMADCMLAEAKKVAPFIFKNAGPGCAYGPCPEGAMSCGKATVMREKYRNL